From the Priestia koreensis genome, one window contains:
- the abc-f gene encoding ribosomal protection-like ABC-F family protein has protein sequence MIISAFDRITKSFGGAVVFEELSFEIHASDRIGLVGQNGSGKTTIFHILAGIEQADKGQCHLKKGLKIGHLAQISRFNNHLLVNDVLHNAFHELMKLGEAMKTLEEEMKGSQSEEAMQRLLNEYGKIQDQYVLSGGYEIESNIQKVVNGLQIQALVDQTFGALSGGEKTKVGLAYILLQQPDLLLLDEPTNHLDIDAVEWLEQFLREYDGTVVVISHDRYFLDEVATKIFELDQGELFISHHNYSGFLKEKEEKLLLEFQAYQEQQKKIKKMKETIKRLKEWANQANPPNAGLHRRARSMQKALDRIEQLRRPVLERKRMKLQFEQGARSGKDVIRMEDVEKGFNQTVLLQDVNLHLQFQERAIIVGKNGAGKSTLLKLILDEHTADSGRIERGSNVKIGYLSQHIEPTYDSQTVIEAFRDVVSVTEGEARHILATFLFYGYAVFQKVKDLSGGEKMRLRLAQLMYQDVNLLILDEPTNHLDIESREVLEDALEHYEGTILAVSHDRYFLNKLSETTYWVEDNTLYRFAGNYTWAKQKVAERQKSEEKRVPKEKEEIKPPRVKNILPVVQEYKVEEEIEEVEASLQAIQQQLLVEKDLGSLQSLYKKQQLLEEKRDELYNLLE, from the coding sequence ATGATTATTAGTGCATTTGATCGTATAACAAAATCGTTCGGTGGAGCCGTTGTGTTTGAGGAGTTATCCTTTGAAATACATGCCTCAGATCGTATTGGCCTAGTTGGTCAAAATGGGAGTGGAAAGACAACGATTTTTCATATTTTAGCAGGGATTGAACAAGCGGATAAAGGACAGTGTCACCTCAAAAAGGGGTTAAAAATTGGTCATTTAGCACAAATTTCGCGATTTAATAATCACCTACTAGTAAATGATGTCTTGCACAACGCTTTTCATGAGTTAATGAAGCTAGGAGAGGCAATGAAGACGCTAGAAGAGGAGATGAAAGGTTCACAGTCAGAAGAAGCAATGCAAAGGCTTTTGAATGAGTACGGTAAAATTCAAGATCAATACGTACTTTCAGGCGGATATGAAATTGAATCGAATATTCAAAAGGTAGTGAACGGCCTTCAAATTCAAGCGCTTGTGGATCAAACCTTTGGCGCACTAAGCGGTGGCGAAAAAACAAAGGTAGGTCTTGCGTACATTCTCCTTCAGCAGCCAGATTTGCTTTTATTAGATGAACCGACCAATCATTTGGATATTGATGCGGTTGAATGGCTCGAGCAATTTTTACGCGAATATGATGGAACGGTTGTTGTGATTTCTCATGATCGCTATTTTCTTGATGAGGTAGCCACGAAAATTTTTGAGCTCGATCAAGGCGAGTTGTTCATCTCACATCATAACTACTCTGGGTTTTTAAAAGAAAAAGAGGAGAAGCTATTACTAGAATTTCAGGCGTATCAAGAACAACAGAAAAAGATCAAAAAGATGAAGGAAACAATTAAGCGTCTAAAAGAGTGGGCAAATCAAGCAAATCCACCGAATGCAGGGCTTCATAGAAGAGCAAGAAGCATGCAAAAAGCGTTAGATCGGATTGAACAATTGAGAAGACCGGTGCTAGAGAGAAAACGAATGAAGCTGCAGTTTGAGCAAGGAGCACGGAGTGGAAAAGACGTGATCCGAATGGAGGATGTGGAAAAAGGTTTTAATCAAACGGTGTTGCTTCAAGATGTTAATCTTCACCTTCAATTCCAAGAACGAGCGATTATAGTGGGGAAAAATGGGGCAGGAAAATCCACGCTACTCAAATTAATTTTGGACGAGCATACGGCTGATAGTGGCCGAATTGAACGAGGAAGTAATGTGAAGATCGGTTATTTATCACAACATATCGAGCCCACATATGATTCACAAACGGTCATTGAAGCGTTTCGTGATGTTGTGTCTGTAACCGAAGGAGAGGCACGACATATTTTAGCAACCTTCTTATTTTATGGATATGCCGTCTTTCAAAAGGTAAAGGATTTGAGCGGCGGTGAAAAAATGAGGCTTCGATTAGCACAGCTCATGTATCAAGATGTGAATCTGTTAATTCTTGATGAGCCGACGAACCATTTAGACATTGAATCACGAGAAGTATTAGAGGATGCCTTAGAGCATTATGAAGGAACGATTCTTGCCGTATCGCATGATCGTTACTTTTTAAATAAGCTTTCGGAGACGACCTATTGGGTAGAAGACAACACGCTCTATCGTTTTGCAGGGAACTATACGTGGGCAAAACAGAAGGTAGCGGAAAGGCAGAAAAGTGAAGAAAAGCGTGTGCCAAAAGAAAAAGAAGAAATAAAACCCCCTCGGGTGAAAAACATTCTACCTGTCGTTCAAGAGTATAAAGTAGAGGAAGAGATTGAGGAGGTTGAGGCATCGTTGCAAGCGATTCAGCAACAGCTATTGGTGGAAAAAGACCTAGGTAGTTTACAAAGCCTCTATAAAAAACAGCAGCTACTAGAAGAAAAAAGAGACGAATTGTATAACCTATTAGAATAA
- a CDS encoding 5'-nucleotidase C-terminal domain-containing protein — protein sequence MRKNVFKPIVSLSLASALSLGAFAAPFSNDFAKAETQNIKVQLLGLNDFHGQMDYSDKLDLDKDGVKETPIGGIAYTAAAIKQHQAENPNTLLVEAGDMVGGSPLVSSYFQDEPTIEILKEMGFSVGTLGNHEFDEGVTEMLRMVNGGNHPGGKSIPGVDYTGTGFPVVAANVVYKDTGKLMLDPYTIKEVGGEKIGFIGVVTQETPYMIVQKGNENLAFTDEAEAINKYTKELKEKGIKSIVVLAHNPTTNTADNASFDASKIAEKVDDEVDVIFAAHNHVGVNKVVDNKLIVQAYSYGTAFSDVDLEIDPTTHDIVKKSADVVTVIQSKYTPDPKVKAIVDKYEEKVKPVKEQVVGDSAVELSGKYAQKGPVGDNSLGNLIADGMKENMKADFALMNGGGIRASVNAGPITWGELFSVQPFGNTLAKVDVTGQDLEDILNAQIDPVKGLDVSVGGFKYTWSSQTNKVVDIFLPDGSKIDKKKTYSVVVNNYMYGNPTYRIAELGENMEVGPSDLEATVEYVKSLKQPISYKAEGRISEVTLSLPFKDVADNHWAHDYINDLYFKNIIKGTSETMFSPDKELSRSQFASLLVRALNLKTDKATDFKDTAKLSEQVQKEVAAAVSSGIVVGRTANTFAPYAPITRAEMMTMLMRAYKVKNGSVPAPTKDMFKDTSTLKTEMQDAIEVAYELGYVDGFGDQFKPFNTAKRAESAKVLYMLLKK from the coding sequence ATGAGAAAAAACGTCTTCAAACCAATTGTTAGTCTATCATTAGCATCAGCTTTATCACTAGGTGCCTTTGCTGCACCGTTTAGCAATGACTTTGCAAAAGCAGAAACACAAAATATTAAAGTACAACTACTGGGCTTAAACGACTTCCATGGCCAAATGGATTACTCTGATAAGCTTGATTTAGATAAAGATGGCGTCAAAGAAACACCAATTGGTGGGATTGCTTACACGGCCGCTGCTATTAAACAGCATCAGGCAGAAAATCCAAACACGTTGCTTGTGGAAGCTGGAGATATGGTAGGAGGAAGCCCGCTCGTTTCTTCTTATTTCCAAGATGAGCCGACAATTGAGATTTTAAAAGAAATGGGATTCTCTGTTGGAACACTTGGAAACCACGAATTTGATGAGGGCGTAACGGAAATGCTTCGTATGGTGAACGGTGGAAATCACCCTGGTGGCAAAAGCATTCCAGGCGTTGACTACACAGGAACAGGATTCCCTGTAGTAGCAGCAAACGTAGTGTACAAAGATACTGGTAAGCTAATGTTAGATCCGTATACGATCAAAGAAGTAGGCGGAGAGAAAATTGGTTTTATTGGCGTAGTGACTCAAGAAACTCCTTATATGATCGTTCAAAAAGGGAATGAAAATCTTGCTTTTACTGATGAAGCAGAAGCAATCAACAAATATACGAAAGAGTTAAAAGAAAAAGGCATTAAGTCAATCGTTGTATTGGCTCACAACCCAACAACTAATACAGCAGATAATGCATCATTTGATGCTTCTAAAATCGCTGAGAAAGTAGACGATGAGGTTGACGTAATTTTTGCTGCTCACAACCACGTAGGCGTAAATAAAGTCGTTGATAATAAGCTAATTGTACAAGCATACTCTTACGGAACAGCTTTCTCAGACGTGGACTTAGAAATTGATCCTACGACTCATGATATCGTGAAGAAAAGTGCAGATGTGGTGACGGTTATTCAAAGTAAATACACGCCAGATCCAAAAGTAAAAGCGATTGTTGATAAGTACGAGGAAAAAGTAAAGCCAGTTAAAGAACAGGTTGTTGGAGATTCAGCTGTTGAACTATCAGGTAAGTATGCTCAAAAAGGTCCTGTTGGAGATAACTCGCTAGGTAATTTAATTGCCGATGGTATGAAGGAAAACATGAAAGCTGATTTCGCTCTAATGAACGGCGGAGGAATTCGTGCAAGTGTGAATGCGGGCCCAATTACATGGGGTGAGCTATTCTCTGTTCAGCCATTTGGTAATACGCTAGCAAAAGTAGACGTGACGGGTCAAGATTTAGAGGATATCTTAAATGCCCAAATCGATCCTGTTAAGGGGCTTGATGTGAGCGTAGGTGGATTTAAGTATACGTGGAGCAGCCAAACGAACAAAGTTGTAGATATCTTTTTACCAGATGGATCAAAAATCGATAAAAAGAAAACTTATTCTGTTGTTGTGAATAACTATATGTACGGTAACCCAACATATCGTATCGCAGAGCTAGGCGAAAACATGGAAGTAGGGCCATCTGATTTAGAAGCAACGGTTGAATATGTAAAATCACTGAAGCAGCCGATTTCCTATAAGGCAGAAGGTCGTATTTCAGAAGTGACGCTTTCTCTTCCATTTAAAGATGTAGCAGATAATCACTGGGCTCATGACTATATTAATGATCTATACTTCAAAAATATTATTAAAGGAACGTCTGAGACGATGTTCTCACCAGATAAAGAGCTTTCTCGCTCACAGTTCGCTTCATTACTTGTGCGTGCATTGAACTTAAAAACAGACAAAGCAACAGATTTCAAAGATACAGCTAAGCTATCTGAGCAAGTTCAAAAAGAAGTAGCAGCAGCCGTATCATCAGGAATCGTAGTAGGTCGTACAGCTAATACGTTTGCACCGTATGCGCCAATTACGCGTGCTGAAATGATGACGATGCTAATGAGAGCATACAAAGTGAAAAACGGTAGCGTACCTGCACCTACAAAAGATATGTTCAAAGATACGTCAACGCTTAAAACAGAAATGCAAGACGCGATTGAAGTTGCGTATGAGCTAGGCTATGTGGACGGATTTGGTGACCAATTCAAGCCGTTTAACACAGCAAAACGTGCAGAATCAGCGAAAGTATTGTACATGCTATTAAAAAAATAA